One Triticum dicoccoides isolate Atlit2015 ecotype Zavitan chromosome 5B, WEW_v2.0, whole genome shotgun sequence genomic window carries:
- the LOC119310213 gene encoding universal stress protein PHOS34-like → HAQHRVDHFAYPGASVVVVHAQHRVDHFAYPGASVVVVHAQHRVDHFAYPGASVVVVHAQHRVDHFAYPGASVVVVHAQHRVDHFAYPGASVVVVHAQHRVDHFAYPGASVVVVHAQHRVDHFAYPGASVVVVHAQHRVDHFAYPGAAHGLAYAPPTALDSMRRAQEENSRKAVARALDVCRQKQASATAAVVEGDPKEAICQAVEDMRADLLVLGSRGLGMVKRALLGSVSDYLAHHACCPVLIVKPPNKAHHK, encoded by the exons CACGCCCAGCACCGCGTCGACCACTTCGCCTACCCCGGCGCGTCCGTCGTCGTCGTCCACGCCCAGCACCGCGTCGACCACTTCGCCTACCCCGGCGCGTCCGTCGTCGTCGTCCACGCCCAGCACCGCGTCGACCACTTCGCCTACCCCGGCGCGTCCGTCGTCGTCGTCCACGCCCAGCACCGCGTCGACCACTTCGCCTACCCCGGCGCGTCCGTCGTCGTCGTCCACGCCCAGCACCGCGTCGACCACTTCGCCTACCCCGGCGCGTCCGTCGTCGTCGTCCACGCCCAGCACCGCGTCGACCACTTCGCCTACCCCGGCGCGTCCGTCGTCGTCGTCCACGCCCAGCACCGCGTCGACCACTTCGCCTACCCCGGCGCGTCCGTCGTCGTCGTCCACGCCCAGCACCGCGTCGACCACTTCGCCTACCCCGGCGCCGCCCACG GCCTGGCCTACGCCCCGCCCACGGCGTTGGACTCcatgaggagggcgcaggaggagaacTCGCGGAAGGCGGTGGCCCGCGCGCTGGACGTGTGCAGGCAGAAGCAGGCGAGCGccacggcggcggtggtggagggcGACCCCAAGGAGGCCATCTGCCAGGCCGTGGAGGACATGCGCGCCGACCTGCTCGTCCTCGGCAGCCGCGGCCTCGGCATGGTCAAGAG GGCGTTGCTAGGCAGCGTGAGCGACTACCTCGCCCATCACGCGTGTTGCCCCGTTCTCATC